The proteins below come from a single Falco rusticolus isolate bFalRus1 chromosome 8, bFalRus1.pri, whole genome shotgun sequence genomic window:
- the DBN1 gene encoding drebrin isoform X2: MAGVGFAAHRLELLASYQDVIGEDSPTDWALYTYEDGSDDLKLAASGGGGLLELSGHFEIQKVMYGFCSVKDPQAVLPKYVLVNWVGEDVPDARKCACASHVAKIAEFFQGVDVIVNASSVEDIDPGAIGQRLSNGLARVSSPVLHRLRLREDENAEPVGTTYQKTDATVEMKRLNREQFWEQAKKEEELRKEEERKKALDARLRFEQERMEQERLEQEERERRYREREEQIEEHRRKQQSMEAEEARQRLKEQSIFVDQQDEDDRQQLRKSESEVEEAAAIIAQRPDNPRDFFKQQERVASGSSDAISPGSHRTGSQSDAYRKSSAVGCSPCESSPAATPLGEPGTRASGDETPATPKDSPSPSTQEARPATPEQHWPFLGPEDKATEPPGDEPSPRPVWTAGDEALGDLVTLEPTEPSLPPVAAEPQPGGTPNPESLIDLWQSDEASPPAAWPLPAAPVPEGPPATLPDEGALLSLDELPEPPATFCDAEQEEEPVGEGDSQPQGLDCQRAPQEDTPGRETPPITNGEMAPKDGTPGRGEQASEGYFSQSQEEEVPPPEELSAKAPQPIFYNKPPEIDITCWDADPLPDEEESFGGAL, encoded by the exons ATGGCTGGCGTCGGCTTCGCGGCGCACCGCCTGGAGCTGCTCGCCTCCTACCAGGACGTGATCGGCGAGGACAGCCCCACCGACTG GGCCCTCTACACATATGAGGATGGCTCCGATGACCTGAAGCTGGCAGCATCAGGAG GTGGAGGTTTGCTGGAGCTCTCTGGCCACTTTGAGATCCAGAAGGTGATGTACGGCTTCTGCAGCGTCAAGGACCCCCAGGCAGTGCTCCCCAAATATGTCCTCGTCAACTGG GTAGGTGAGGATGTGCCGGATGCCCGCAAATGCGCCTGTGCCAGCCATGTGGCCAAGATCGCTGAGTTCTTCCAG GGTGTGGACGTCATTGTCAACGCCAGCAGTGTGGAGGACATTGACCCGGGGGCCATCGGGCAGCGGCTCTCCAACGGGCTGGCCCGTGTCTCCAGCCCCGTGCTGCACCGCCTGCGGCTGCGGGAGGACGAGAACGCTGAGCCCGTG GGCACCACTTACCAGAAAACCGATGCCACCGTGGAGATGAAGCGGCTCAACCGGGAGCAGTTCTGGGAACAGGCCAAG AAAGAGGAGGAATTGCGTAAGGAGGAGGAGCGGAAAAAGGCCCTGGATGCCCGGCTGCGGTTTGAGCAGGAGCGGATGGAGCAGGAgcggctggagcaggaggagcggGAGCGGCGTTACCGGGAGCGTGAGGAGCAGATCGAGGAGCACAG GCGGAAGCAACAGAGCATGGAGGCGGAGGAGGCCCGGCAGCGCCTGAAGGAGCAGTCCATCTTT GTGGACCAACAAGACGAGGACgacaggcagcagctcaggaaatCTGAGTCAGAGGTGGAG GAGGCTGCTGCCATCATTGCTCAGCGGCCTGACAACCCCCGGGACTTCTTCAAGCAGCAGGAGCGGGTGGCATCGGGCAGCAGTGACGCCATCTCACCGGGCAGCCACAGGAcag GCAGCCAGTCGGACGCCTACCGCAAGTCCTCGGCagtgggctgcagcccctgcgaGTCCAGCCCGGCTGCCACGCCGCTGGGCGAGCCAGGCACCCGTGCGTCGGGTGACGAGACGCCAGCAACGCCCAAAG attcccccagccccagcacccaggaggCCAGGCCAGCCACCCCCGAGCAGCACTGGCCCTTCCTGGGGCCTGAGGACAAGGCCACCGAGCCCCCTGGGGACGAGCCCAGCCCCCGGCCAGTGTGGACAGCGGGGGATGAAGCCCTGGGGGACCTGGTGACCCTGGAGCCCACCGAGCCCTCCCTGCCACCCGTggctgctgagccccagcccGGGGGGACCCCCAACCCCGAGAGCCTCATCGACCTGTGGCAGAGCGACGAGGCGAGTCCCCCGGCTGCCtggcccctgcctgctgcccctgtcCCCGAGGGTCCCCCAGCCACGCTGCCTGACGAGGGGGCCCTGCTGAGCCTGGACGAGCTGCCCGAGCCCCCCGCCACCTTCTGCgatgcagagcaggaagaggaacCGGTCGGCGAGGGGgactcccagccccaggggctcGACTGCCAGCGAGCCCCCCAGGAGGACACCCCCGGCCGAGAGACACCCCCCATCACCAATGGGGAGATGGCCCCCAAGGACGGGACGCCGGGTCGTGGGGAGCAG GCCAGTGAGGGCTACTTCAGCCAGtcccaggaggaggaggtgccCCCCCCAGAGGAGCTGTCAGCCAAAGCCCCCCAGCCCATCTTCTACAACAAGCCCCCAG AGATCGACATCACGTGCTGGGATGCTGACCCCCTGCCCGATGAGGAGGAGAGCTTTGGGGGGGCCCTGTAA
- the PRR7 gene encoding proline-rich protein 7: MVMSQGTYTFLTCFAGFWLIWGLIVLLCCFCSYLRRRVKRQQEERLREQSLRALELEPLHYEGYGGSPPGIAIPHRLRLDPHHHHPHHVPPPRPWSCRHESDLSKPPCYEEALLMAEPPPPYSEVLMDTRGLYRKINAPFLSHERLEKQEQPPSYKPLFLDAGYGSALHLPRSASPGPACPDLYLQAECSPRMFPSWTDSELSSRDTYEPGPWHLPVSMPLFGRTTAV, translated from the exons ATGGTGATGTCCCAGGGCACCTACACTTTCCTCACCTGCTTTGCGGGCTTCTGGCTCATCTGGGGGCTCATcgtgctgctgtgctgcttctgcagctaCCTGCGGCGGCGGGTGAAGCGGCAGCAGGAGGAGCGGCTGCGGGAGCAGAGCCTGCGTGCGCTGGAGCTGGAGCCGCTGCACTACGAGGGTTACGGGGGCAGCCCCCCTGGCATCGCCATTCCCCACCGCCTCCGCCTCGATCCCCACCATCATCACCCCCACCATGTCCCACCCCCACGGCCCTGGAGCTGCCGGCACG AGTCAGACTTGTCGAAGCCGCCGTGTTACGAGGAGGCGCTGCTGATGGCAGAGCCCCCCCCGCCGTACAGCGAGGTGCTGATGGACACGCGGGGGCTCTACCGCAAAATCAACGCCCCCTTCCTGAGCCACGAGCGGCTGGagaagcaggagcagccccccagctaCAAACCCCTTTTCCTGGATGCCGGCTACGGTTCGGCACTGCACCTGCCCCGCTCAgccagccccggccctgcctgcccgGACCTCTACCTGCAGGCAGAGTGCTCCCCCCGCATGTTTCCCAGCTGGACGGACTCggagctcagcagcagggacacCTACGAGCCGGGACCCTGGCACCTCCCGGTCTCCATGCCCCTCTTTGGCAGGACTACCGCTGTCTAA
- the DBN1 gene encoding drebrin isoform X1: MAGVGFAAHRLELLASYQDVIGEDSPTDWALYTYEDGSDDLKLAASGGGGLLELSGHFEIQKVMYGFCSVKDPQAVLPKYVLVNWVGEDVPDARKCACASHVAKIAEFFQGVDVIVNASSVEDIDPGAIGQRLSNGLARVSSPVLHRLRLREDENAEPVGTTYQKTDATVEMKRLNREQFWEQAKKEEELRKEEERKKALDARLRFEQERMEQERLEQEERERRYREREEQIEEHRRKQQSMEAEEARQRLKEQSIFVDQQDEDDRQQLRKSESEVEEAAAIIAQRPDNPRDFFKQQERVASGSSDAISPGSHRTGRLHCPFIKTADSGPPSSSSSSSSPPRTPFPYITCHRTPNLSSFFPCSQSDAYRKSSAVGCSPCESSPAATPLGEPGTRASGDETPATPKDSPSPSTQEARPATPEQHWPFLGPEDKATEPPGDEPSPRPVWTAGDEALGDLVTLEPTEPSLPPVAAEPQPGGTPNPESLIDLWQSDEASPPAAWPLPAAPVPEGPPATLPDEGALLSLDELPEPPATFCDAEQEEEPVGEGDSQPQGLDCQRAPQEDTPGRETPPITNGEMAPKDGTPGRGEQASEGYFSQSQEEEVPPPEELSAKAPQPIFYNKPPEIDITCWDADPLPDEEESFGGAL; the protein is encoded by the exons ATGGCTGGCGTCGGCTTCGCGGCGCACCGCCTGGAGCTGCTCGCCTCCTACCAGGACGTGATCGGCGAGGACAGCCCCACCGACTG GGCCCTCTACACATATGAGGATGGCTCCGATGACCTGAAGCTGGCAGCATCAGGAG GTGGAGGTTTGCTGGAGCTCTCTGGCCACTTTGAGATCCAGAAGGTGATGTACGGCTTCTGCAGCGTCAAGGACCCCCAGGCAGTGCTCCCCAAATATGTCCTCGTCAACTGG GTAGGTGAGGATGTGCCGGATGCCCGCAAATGCGCCTGTGCCAGCCATGTGGCCAAGATCGCTGAGTTCTTCCAG GGTGTGGACGTCATTGTCAACGCCAGCAGTGTGGAGGACATTGACCCGGGGGCCATCGGGCAGCGGCTCTCCAACGGGCTGGCCCGTGTCTCCAGCCCCGTGCTGCACCGCCTGCGGCTGCGGGAGGACGAGAACGCTGAGCCCGTG GGCACCACTTACCAGAAAACCGATGCCACCGTGGAGATGAAGCGGCTCAACCGGGAGCAGTTCTGGGAACAGGCCAAG AAAGAGGAGGAATTGCGTAAGGAGGAGGAGCGGAAAAAGGCCCTGGATGCCCGGCTGCGGTTTGAGCAGGAGCGGATGGAGCAGGAgcggctggagcaggaggagcggGAGCGGCGTTACCGGGAGCGTGAGGAGCAGATCGAGGAGCACAG GCGGAAGCAACAGAGCATGGAGGCGGAGGAGGCCCGGCAGCGCCTGAAGGAGCAGTCCATCTTT GTGGACCAACAAGACGAGGACgacaggcagcagctcaggaaatCTGAGTCAGAGGTGGAG GAGGCTGCTGCCATCATTGCTCAGCGGCCTGACAACCCCCGGGACTTCTTCAAGCAGCAGGAGCGGGTGGCATCGGGCAGCAGTGACGCCATCTCACCGGGCAGCCACAGGAcag GTCGTCTGCACTGTCCTTTCATAAAGACAGCTGACAGTGGGccaccttcttcctcctcctcctcctcctcccccccacgGACCCCCTTCCCCTATATCACCTGCCACCGCACCCCAaatctctcctctttcttcccat GCAGCCAGTCGGACGCCTACCGCAAGTCCTCGGCagtgggctgcagcccctgcgaGTCCAGCCCGGCTGCCACGCCGCTGGGCGAGCCAGGCACCCGTGCGTCGGGTGACGAGACGCCAGCAACGCCCAAAG attcccccagccccagcacccaggaggCCAGGCCAGCCACCCCCGAGCAGCACTGGCCCTTCCTGGGGCCTGAGGACAAGGCCACCGAGCCCCCTGGGGACGAGCCCAGCCCCCGGCCAGTGTGGACAGCGGGGGATGAAGCCCTGGGGGACCTGGTGACCCTGGAGCCCACCGAGCCCTCCCTGCCACCCGTggctgctgagccccagcccGGGGGGACCCCCAACCCCGAGAGCCTCATCGACCTGTGGCAGAGCGACGAGGCGAGTCCCCCGGCTGCCtggcccctgcctgctgcccctgtcCCCGAGGGTCCCCCAGCCACGCTGCCTGACGAGGGGGCCCTGCTGAGCCTGGACGAGCTGCCCGAGCCCCCCGCCACCTTCTGCgatgcagagcaggaagaggaacCGGTCGGCGAGGGGgactcccagccccaggggctcGACTGCCAGCGAGCCCCCCAGGAGGACACCCCCGGCCGAGAGACACCCCCCATCACCAATGGGGAGATGGCCCCCAAGGACGGGACGCCGGGTCGTGGGGAGCAG GCCAGTGAGGGCTACTTCAGCCAGtcccaggaggaggaggtgccCCCCCCAGAGGAGCTGTCAGCCAAAGCCCCCCAGCCCATCTTCTACAACAAGCCCCCAG AGATCGACATCACGTGCTGGGATGCTGACCCCCTGCCCGATGAGGAGGAGAGCTTTGGGGGGGCCCTGTAA
- the DBN1 gene encoding drebrin isoform X3 — protein sequence MAGVGFAAHRLELLASYQDVIGEDSPTDWALYTYEDGSDDLKLAASGGGGLLELSGHFEIQKVMYGFCSVKDPQAVLPKYVLVNWVGEDVPDARKCACASHVAKIAEFFQGVDVIVNASSVEDIDPGAIGQRLSNGLARVSSPVLHRLRLREDENAEPVGTTYQKTDATVEMKRLNREQFWEQAKKEEELRKEEERKKALDARLRFEQERMEQERLEQEERERRYREREEQIEEHRRKQQSMEAEEARQRLKEQSIFVDQQDEDDRQQLRKSESEVEEAAAIIAQRPDNPRDFFKQQERVASGSSDAISPGSHRTDSPSPSTQEARPATPEQHWPFLGPEDKATEPPGDEPSPRPVWTAGDEALGDLVTLEPTEPSLPPVAAEPQPGGTPNPESLIDLWQSDEASPPAAWPLPAAPVPEGPPATLPDEGALLSLDELPEPPATFCDAEQEEEPVGEGDSQPQGLDCQRAPQEDTPGRETPPITNGEMAPKDGTPGRGEQASEGYFSQSQEEEVPPPEELSAKAPQPIFYNKPPEIDITCWDADPLPDEEESFGGAL from the exons ATGGCTGGCGTCGGCTTCGCGGCGCACCGCCTGGAGCTGCTCGCCTCCTACCAGGACGTGATCGGCGAGGACAGCCCCACCGACTG GGCCCTCTACACATATGAGGATGGCTCCGATGACCTGAAGCTGGCAGCATCAGGAG GTGGAGGTTTGCTGGAGCTCTCTGGCCACTTTGAGATCCAGAAGGTGATGTACGGCTTCTGCAGCGTCAAGGACCCCCAGGCAGTGCTCCCCAAATATGTCCTCGTCAACTGG GTAGGTGAGGATGTGCCGGATGCCCGCAAATGCGCCTGTGCCAGCCATGTGGCCAAGATCGCTGAGTTCTTCCAG GGTGTGGACGTCATTGTCAACGCCAGCAGTGTGGAGGACATTGACCCGGGGGCCATCGGGCAGCGGCTCTCCAACGGGCTGGCCCGTGTCTCCAGCCCCGTGCTGCACCGCCTGCGGCTGCGGGAGGACGAGAACGCTGAGCCCGTG GGCACCACTTACCAGAAAACCGATGCCACCGTGGAGATGAAGCGGCTCAACCGGGAGCAGTTCTGGGAACAGGCCAAG AAAGAGGAGGAATTGCGTAAGGAGGAGGAGCGGAAAAAGGCCCTGGATGCCCGGCTGCGGTTTGAGCAGGAGCGGATGGAGCAGGAgcggctggagcaggaggagcggGAGCGGCGTTACCGGGAGCGTGAGGAGCAGATCGAGGAGCACAG GCGGAAGCAACAGAGCATGGAGGCGGAGGAGGCCCGGCAGCGCCTGAAGGAGCAGTCCATCTTT GTGGACCAACAAGACGAGGACgacaggcagcagctcaggaaatCTGAGTCAGAGGTGGAG GAGGCTGCTGCCATCATTGCTCAGCGGCCTGACAACCCCCGGGACTTCTTCAAGCAGCAGGAGCGGGTGGCATCGGGCAGCAGTGACGCCATCTCACCGGGCAGCCACAGGAcag attcccccagccccagcacccaggaggCCAGGCCAGCCACCCCCGAGCAGCACTGGCCCTTCCTGGGGCCTGAGGACAAGGCCACCGAGCCCCCTGGGGACGAGCCCAGCCCCCGGCCAGTGTGGACAGCGGGGGATGAAGCCCTGGGGGACCTGGTGACCCTGGAGCCCACCGAGCCCTCCCTGCCACCCGTggctgctgagccccagcccGGGGGGACCCCCAACCCCGAGAGCCTCATCGACCTGTGGCAGAGCGACGAGGCGAGTCCCCCGGCTGCCtggcccctgcctgctgcccctgtcCCCGAGGGTCCCCCAGCCACGCTGCCTGACGAGGGGGCCCTGCTGAGCCTGGACGAGCTGCCCGAGCCCCCCGCCACCTTCTGCgatgcagagcaggaagaggaacCGGTCGGCGAGGGGgactcccagccccaggggctcGACTGCCAGCGAGCCCCCCAGGAGGACACCCCCGGCCGAGAGACACCCCCCATCACCAATGGGGAGATGGCCCCCAAGGACGGGACGCCGGGTCGTGGGGAGCAG GCCAGTGAGGGCTACTTCAGCCAGtcccaggaggaggaggtgccCCCCCCAGAGGAGCTGTCAGCCAAAGCCCCCCAGCCCATCTTCTACAACAAGCCCCCAG AGATCGACATCACGTGCTGGGATGCTGACCCCCTGCCCGATGAGGAGGAGAGCTTTGGGGGGGCCCTGTAA